A window from Hemibagrus wyckioides isolate EC202008001 linkage group LG19, SWU_Hwy_1.0, whole genome shotgun sequence encodes these proteins:
- the zbed4 gene encoding zinc finger BED domain-containing protein 4 — MDSEEVLSQKTDDVHLENNCSVENDKRKEVKSTCLKIEGQDGYVFKSYSMTPHESPLAKKSSLVSSPLEGTPNNVSSQVDGHLEDGLEAETCNRQDSPTSPAISDYTTQTTEPDKTNSVNDQSVHIKEEPIETGESSQEDDKLFFDGAVGPFVTRSNDDDYDNLLSGYTSTLYDVAMDAVTQSLLTSIRNPLNPRKKSPAWNHFFISPRDSTKAICMYCMKEFSRGKNEKDLSTSCLMRHVRRAHPTVLLQDSDSPNTSSNSASSLIPPVKSPNNDLAASSKSHSVSHTSPSTSTSEAADVASKEASQKTKPKVEKSAKADSGAAPSPHSINNHSDDAMDTGPDGSGSTPKSANSRRRSAVWKHFYLSPADSSKAVCIHCMNEFSRGKNGKDLGTSCLIRHMWRAHRDIVIEENGQGSAIPPPYSTPPTLLSHSQMQDPVEIKKEPLCTSSSPETMSDEVPMDDSMKCENMDLKEELQDTSYNSGQESSLNMSFGLKSESMQLSSSPDESAEVSSLAQEPSSVFQQNKKIMKRVKSEVWHHFIVSPVDQLKALCRYCPCVISRGKRGDFGTSCLMRHLMRRHPDVLKNQKSTSDKATLPQSLHSTLATEDEMSTNVTDSPVSEKKQHTQTIFSKKTSKLWNHFSLSSADPTKVVCLHCNRTISRGKKTTNLGTSCLFRHMQRFHGHVLENNSNISGDASSAEIQVKQKLMDTSTYMESSEKFDECHPVAKKITKLVAEMLALDLQPSAVVENIGLNRLLEYLQPQYSLPSSSYFTSTAIPEMYESVKKVVLTHLKEAESGIIHFTTSIWVSSQTREYLTLTAHWVTFESRVRPQGQDFHCSALLGVSPIDCDYNMLSIQKQLEYLWDTWIVSSGLKLGFTVTDNQAIGNVLEDNAHTLMNCFGHNIDLIVNEAIKSQRMVQSLLSIARKICERVHRSAKAKEKLAELQKAYNLPENQLIQDVPSKWKTSYFMLERLVEQKKAIDEMSLECNFRELISCDQWEVMQSVCNALKPFEVACREMSNRTATLGQVIPLIHILNRKIDMLFDETMGIDNMLKSLKEAMVTRMSPTLHDPRYTWATMLDPRYKTSLFTEEEAEKCKQELIREVQRVSVSASAETKPPLSNGCSEDPSPSNSSTTNKDNLWALMDDIRQKIKQDDRPKSSELAVLEYLEEDILDQSCDPLDYWNLKLFLWPELAKVAVRYVGCPPSIVPADTLFSTSSVNCALNQSRPLLENLERLLFLKVNLPLIYFQY; from the coding sequence ATGGACAGCGAGGAAGTCCTTTCTCAAAAGACTGATGATGTGCACTTGGAAAATAACTGTTCTGTGGAGAACGACAAGAGAAAAGAGGTCAAAAGCACCTGTTTGAAAATCGAGGGGCAAGACGGTTATGTTTTCAAATCATACAGCATGACCCCTCACGAGAGTCCACTGGCAAAAAAGTCTTCGCTTGTGTCCTCGCCCCTGGAGGGGACACCTAATAACGTATCTTCTCAGGTTGATGGACATTTAGAAGATGGTCTAGAGGCAGAAACCTGCAATAGGCAGGACAGTCCAACTTCTCCAGCCATTTCAGATTATACAACTCAGACTACTGAACCAGACAAAACCAATTCAGTAAATGACCAGAGTGTGCATATCAAAGAGGAACCAATTGAAACGGGTGAAAGTTCTCAGGAGGACGATAAGTTATTCTTTGATGGGGCTGTAGGCCCCTTTGTCACTagaagtaatgatgatgattatgacaACCTACTGAGTGGCTACACAAGTACTCTTTACGACGTTGCAATGGATGCAGTCACACAAAGCCTTCTGACATCTATTAGAAACCCTCTTAATCCAAGAAAGAAATCTCCTGCATGGAACCATTTTTTCATCTCTCCTCGCGATAGTACCAAAGCTATCTGTATGTATTGTATGAAAGAGTTCAGTCGGGGTAAAAATGAGAAAGACCTCAGCACTAGTTGTTTAATGAGGCATGTGCGAAGGGCTCACCCTACTGTACTTTTACAAGACAGTGACTCGCCAAATACTTCATCTAATTCTGCCTCAAGTCTAATACCTCCTGTCAAATCACCAAATAACGATCTGGCAGCTAGCAGTAAAtcacactcagtcagtcacacctCACCGTCCACCTCGACATCAGAAGCCGCAGATGTAGCATCCAAAGAGGCATCCCAAAAAACCAAGCCAAAAGTGGAAAAGAGTGCCAAGGCCGACTCTGGTGCAGCCCCATCCCCTCATTCCATTAACAACCACAGCGACGATGCCATGGACACGGGGCCTGATGGCTCAGGGTCTACCCCCAAGAGCGCAAATTCTCGAAGACGATCGGCTGTGTGGAAACACTTCTATCTGTCTCCTGCTGATAGCTCCAAAGCTGTGTGTATTCACTGTATGAATGAGTTCAGTCGGGGTAAAAATGGGAAAGACCTGGGGACAAGTTGTCTAATTCGCCACATGTGGAGAGCCCACCGAGACATCGTCATCGAAGAAAATGGACAGGGTTCAGCAATTCCACCACCATATTCAACTCCACCAACATTATTATCACACTCGCAGATGCAGGACCCTGTAGAGATTAAAAAAGAACCCCTGTGTACCTCCTCATCCCCTGAAACCATGTCAGATGAAGTACCCATGGATGACAGcatgaaatgtgaaaatatgGATTTAAAGGAGGAGTTACAGGACACCTCGTATAATTCTGGACAAGAGTCTTCACTGAACATGTCTTTTGGTCTCAAAAGTGAAAGCATGCAGCTGTCATCCTCACCAGACGAATCTGCTGAAGTCTCGAGCCTAGCTCAAGAGCCAAGCTCGGTTttccaacaaaacaaaaagatcaTGAAAAGAGTGAAATCTGAAGTATGGCACCACTTCATTGTCTCCCCAGTCGACCAACTTAAGGCTTTGTGTCGATACTGTCCATGCGTCATTAGTCGCGGCAAACGTGGAGACTTCGGCACAAGCTGTTTGATGCGCCATCTGATGAGACGGCACCCTGATGTCCTCAAGAACCAAAAAAGCACAAGTGACAAAGCGACCTTACCTCAGTCACTCCACAGCACCCTCGCCACGGAGGACGAGATGTCAACCAACGTGACCGACAGCCCTGTTAGTGAGAAGAAACAGCACACACAAACTATTTTTAGCAAAAAGACTTCAAAGCTGTGGAATCACTTTTCTCTTTCATCTGCAGACCCCACAAAAGTGGTCTGTTTGCACTGTAACCGCACAATAAGCAGGGGGAAAAAGACAACAAACCTGGGCACTAGTTGTTTATTTAGGCACATGCAGAGGTTTCATGGGCATGTGCTcgaaaataatagtaatatctCAGGTGATGCATCGTCTGCTGAAATTCAAGTAAAACAGAAGCTCATGGACACATCTACTTACATGGAAAGTAGTGAGAAATTTGATGAGTGTCACCCAGTCGCCAAAAAAATCACCAAACTTGTTGCTGAAATGCTTGCACTGGATCTTCAGCCATCGGCTGTGGTGGAAAACATCGGTCTGAACCGATTACTGGAATACCTCCAACCACAGTATTCTCTTCCTTCTTCATCATACTTCACCAGCACTGCCATACCAGAAATGTACGAAAGTGTAAAAAAGGTTGTTCTGACTCACCTCAAGGAGGCCGAGAGTGGAATCATTCATTTCACAACAAGCATATGGGTAAGCAGCCAAACACGGGAATACCTGACTCTCACAGCCCACTGGGTGACGTTTGAGTCACGTGTCCGACCTCAGGGGCAAGATTTCCACTGCTCAGCTCTGCTCGGTGTCTCCCCAATTGACTGTGATTATAACATGCTTAGCATACAGAAGCAACTTGAGTACCTTTGGGACACCTGGATCGTCTCCTCAGGCCTGAAGCTTGgattcactgtcactgataatCAAGCCATTGGAAATGTCCTGGAGGACAATGCTCACACCCTCATGAACTGTTTTGGTCATAACATAGATCTCATTGTTAATGAAGCCATAAAGAGCCAGAGGATGGTACAGAGTTTGCTGAGCATCGCACGGAAGATCTGTGAAAGAGTACATCGTTCGGCAAAGGCAAAAGAGAAGCTGGCGGAACTTCAAAAAGCCTATAACTTGCCTGAAAATCAGCTGATCCAGGACGTTCCGTCCAAGTGGAAGACCTCGTATTTTATGCTTGAAAGGTTAGTTGAGCAAAAGAAAGCCATTGACGAAATGTCTTTAGAGTGCAATTTCAGGGAACTTATAAGCTGTGACCAGTGGGAGGTGATGCAATCCGTTTGCAACGCTCTGAAACCTTTCGAGGTGGCCTGCAGGGAAATGAGCAATCGAACGGCCACGCTTGGCCAGGTCATACCCCTCATTCACATTCTCAACCGCAAGATAGACATGCTTTTCGACGAGACTATGGGTATTGACAACATGCTTAAATCTCTAAAAGAGGCCATGGTGACCAGAATGTCTCCCACACTTCATGATCCGCGTTATACCTGGGCAACCATGCTGGACCCTAGGTACAAGACCTCCCTTTTCACTGAGGAGGAGGCGGAAAAGTGTAAGCAGGAGCTCATACGAGAGGTTCAGAGGGTGTCTGTGTCTGCATCTGCAGAAACCAAACCTCCATTGTCTAACGGGTGCAGCGAGGACCCATCTCCATCTAACAGTTCAACCACAAACAAGGACAACCTATGGGCCCTGATGGATGACATAAGGCAAAAGATTAAGCAAGACGACAGGCCAAAGTCATCAGAGCTTGCCGTTCTGGAGTATTTAGAGGAGGATATTCTTGACCAGAGCTGTGATCCTTTGGACTATTGGAATCTCAAGTTGTTCTTATGGCCTGAGCTTGCCAAAGTAGCCGTACGTTACGTGGGTTGCCCACCCAGCATTGTACCAGCAGATACACTGTTCAGCACATCAAGCGTGAACTGTGCCCTGAATCAGTCTCGACCATTGCTAGAAAATCTTGAAAGACTCTTATTTTTAAAGGTTAACCTTCCTTTGATATATTTTCAGTACtaa